From a region of the Etheostoma cragini isolate CJK2018 chromosome 20, CSU_Ecrag_1.0, whole genome shotgun sequence genome:
- the rab11fip5a gene encoding rab11 family-interacting protein 1, which yields MSSLTVEEDQKWLPTHVQVTVLRGRGLRGKGKHGTSDVYTIIQLGKEKYSTCVLEKTTEPEWREECSFELHPGVLENGGRSSYPAGSNELVLIVMHRALIGMDVFLGQAVIQLDKVFHETRYVKNEWYKLNSKTGKKEKERGDIQVSVQFTRNNLTASMYELVMKDKGVSTFGKLKERIKGKRRSSEEDSASAVLPSGYGSLYRIRQRLPSDGGGEEDYEDDEGGEARRSKMRTYFLRGKLRKSSDTRSSTSLGSESSESSSRGGSLSPTAGISVVVSDLSNSPSNSSNLTADNSPEHTENTSPKASSLTCEFGDDDGEISIAVPQPTVCVNGSHAYSIQPLDPGSGKPADSLGLGLLQKSLPLSVSLQNLRPPPDFPKGSIGDGRRWSFDKPGEEEKAAIAAALEQSGPMQGDEEEQSGQAAQPESASSSSSMAESESQGKKQRRNLFSHGRSESAGKGQSQSKDESEQAPAATEEKHKGWFGSKDSHSKPSLVVSPKLEPSTDPHPPPFPPRHQPPGPPVDPASVVSPLHHTNPFCYSQTTLPAMSPCNPFFSLLQHNPFYDDMLTVQPNKPSLPPLPFLSSSRPPIVQLFPQASNPNPNLAQDKLTTEGSVIGTDAKSEATTKDEKRPLPLVPMEEEKPLSMKLLNPIMYAGELDLDSEWDESFEAFAAGRLQSPEDLTTDCKAQQNTPGDHPLEHCNDKGASVPITDQNTNVNDALHHLPCTEFVFEAHKTIRQTANTNTYHLDTFAQFLETIPEHTSFESDNLALNAFTNSPKLDACTETNQANSATNTKSLTDTNMHQAPCHSFSVKLNSSSPDPGSSGLGSSAEEDFLPCLSSNSDKFSASSSEEAEAQNFESNILCFEKSFDSSVGKNIKPSESEDGSTDRSNGLSLVAVAQHTVIQHKDGDEKPALHGSEGSLAQESPVLTHQQPVVAARGTGEDALTQAPNLSDVINSDLLPKLSELQQKPGVSLQPDNENGEKSIREFSGSVEDFSNVSNDSSRSVSNTTDVMTHTIPVNKLCSTHPSLHIMTSSPDVKPSLSDSPVGSNSLGGQDASQRSPIPSRLFGDFLNTSHIASSPSQDFDNTPLHTWVPDLSSSSFSQSLYVSTDSQDYQTCVSNPSTKSSSGSEPNETLHSVNSTLCGELSEIETTVDAALGQEDSTSACKPCNEEINQTDQSEESFHGAKDKTPTLEPSFMIGETFGLLPSPLTDSYMSCNPRTLIEPGVVSQHVVLGDVFSKCPQGQNATLHRSQSEGILTPAFDKPLLPSFGSDPGAIQESSSAQPGPDLPSLASFAPYLTPQSSSSPVALCSLPPLANATTRSPTSTAPAAAPKPMLQETQQQQQQQQQQAANQQNSPHPVKPLTTAMLAEEKRTEGRSVLATGLEKLKSTIHPGRSSEQDTDRKKSAAEGAGSYYHLNHSELVALLVQREAELQRQKAEFERQKSLLAKREVELKKLKPQVKDLEDYIDTLLVRIMEQKPTLLQVRSKLK from the exons GTGGTACAAGCTCAACTCTAAGAcggggaagaaagagaaggagcgAGGAGACATCCAAGTCAGCGTCCAGTTCACCCGGAACAACCTGACAGCCAGCATGTACGAGCTGGTGATGAAGGACAAGGGCGTCTCCACCTTTGGCAAGCTGAAAGAGCGCATAAAGGGGAAGAGGAGGTCCAGCGAGGAGGACTCGGCCTCGGCCGTCCTACCAAGTGGTTACGGCTCCCTTTACCGGATACGGCAGCGGCTCCCGAGTGATGGAGGCGGGGAAGAGGACTACGAGGACGATGAGGGGGGCGAGGCCCGGCGGAGCAAGATGAGGACCTACTTTCTGAGAGGGAAGCTGAGGAAGTCATCGGACACTCGTTCCAGCACGTCCCTGGGCTCAGAGAGCAGCGAGTCATCGTCCCGGGGCGGGAGCCTCAGCCCCACGGCCGGCATCAGCGTGGTGGTCTCTGACCTCTCCAACTCGcctagcaacagcagcaacctGACGGCCGATAACAGCCCAG aGCACACCGAAAACACGTCGCCCAAGGCCTCCTCTCTTACATGTGAGTTTGGGGATGATGATGGCGAGATCAGCATCGCAGTGCCTCAGCCCACTGTGTGTGTCAATGGAAGCCATGCTTACAGCATCCAGCCCCTGGACCCCGGCTCAGGAAAACCTGCAGATTCTCTAGGCCTGGGCCTGTTGCAGAAGTCTTTGCCTCTCTCCGTGTCTCTGCAGAACCTCAGACCTCCCCCCGACTTCCCCAAAGGCTCCATTGGAGATGGGCGCCGCTGGTCTTTTGACAAGCCCGGCGAGGAGGAGAAGGCGGCCATAGCGGCGGCCCTGGAGCAAAGCGGCCCCATGCAGGGGGATGAGGAGGAGCAGTCGGGACAGGCCGCTCAGCCTGAatccgcctcctcctcctcttccatgGCGGAGTCGGAAAgccagggaaaaaaacagaggaggaaCTTGTTCTCCCATGGGAGGAGTGAGTCTGCGGGGAAAGGGCAGAGTCAGTCCAAGGATGAGTCTGAACAGGCCCCAGCTGCCACTGAGGAGAAACACAAGGGATGGTTTGGATCAAAGGACTCGCACAGCAAACCCAG CCTGGTGGTGTCACCTAAACTAGAGCCCAGCACTGACCCCCACCCACCACCTTTCCCACCCAGGCACCAGCCCCCGGGTCCCCCTGTAGATCCTGCGTCTGTGGTTTCTCCACTGCATCACACTAACCCCTTCTGCTACTCACAGACCACACTGCCTGCCATGTCCCCCTGCAaccctttcttctctctcctccagcacAACCCTTTCTATGACGACATGCTAACCGTTCAGCCCAATAAACCTTCGCTGCCTCCTCTGCCCTTTCTCTCCAGTTCCCGGCCCCCCATAGTTCAACTCTTTCCGCAGGCgagtaaccctaaccccaacctgGCTCAGGACAAACTAACCACGGAGGGCTCTGTCATTGGTACGGATGCGAAGAGCGAAGCAACGACCAAAGATGAGAAACGGCCTCTTCCTCTAGTTCCCATGGAAGAAGAGAAACCTTTAAGCATGAAGCTGTTAAACCCTATTATGTATGCCGGGGAGCTGGACCTGGATTCAGAGTGGGATGAATCCTTTGAAGCGTTTGCAGCTGGCAGGCTGCAGTCTCCTGAGGATCTGACCACAGACTGCAAAGCACAGCAAAACACACCCGGTGACCATCCACTGGAACACTGCAATGATAAAGGAGCATCGGTACCCATAACAgatcaaaacacaaatgtaaatgacGCACTACATCATCTACCTTGCACAGAGTTTGTATTCGAGGCACATAAAACCATCCGCCAGACAGCCAACACTAACACCTATCATCTTGACACATTTGCACAATTCCTTGAGACAATCCCAGAGCACACAAGCTTTGAGAGTGACAACTTAGCTTTAAATGCTTTCACTAACTCACCAAAACTGGATGCATGCACTGAAACTAATCAGGCTAACAGTGCTACTAACACAAAAAGTTTAACCGACACTAATATGCATCAAGCCCCTTGTCACTCCTTTTCAGTAAAGCTCAACAGCAGCTCCCCAGATCCTGGTTCTTCAGGTCTTGGCAGCTCAGCAGAAGAGGATTTCCTCCCTTGTCTCTCTTCAAATTCGGACAAATTCTCTGCATCCTCCTCCGAAGAAGCTGAAGCACAGAACTTTGAAAGCAACATCCTCTGCTTTGAGAAATCCTTTGATTCATCtgttggaaaaaatataaagCCCTCAGAATCGGAAGATGGCAGTACTGACAGGTCCAATGGTCTGTCTTTAGTCGCCGTAGCCCAGCACACCGTTATTCAGCACAAGGATGGTGATGAAAAGCCAGCTTTACACGGTTCAGAGGGGTCCTTGGCACAGGAGTCCCCAGTGCTCACACATCAACAGCCTGTGGTCGCTGCAAGAGGGACAGGTGAGGATGCACTTACTCAGGCACCAAACCTTTCCGATGTCATAAACTCTGACTTGTTACCAAAACTCTCAGAACTACAGCAAAAACCAGGCGTCTCTTTACAGCCTGACAatgaaaatggagagaaaagcaTAAGGGAATTTAGCGGATCTGTAGAGGATTTTTCAAACGTGTCAAATGATTCCTCACGATCTGTAAGTAACACTACGGATGTGATGACTCATACGATTCCAGTTAATAAACTTTGCTCCACACACCCATCCCTACACATCATGACCTCCTCCCCTGACGTGAAGCCGAGTTTGTCGGACTCTCCCGTTGGGAGCAATAGTTTAGGAGGGCAGGATGCAAGCCAGCGTTCTCCTATACCATCCAGGCTTTTTGGTGATTTCCTTAACACCAGTCACATTGCGAGCAGTCCCAGCCAAGACTTTGACAACACACCGTTGCACACTTGGGTGCCGgatctgagcagcagcagcttttcaCAAAGCCTATATGTCAGCACCGACTCGCAGGATTACCAAACTTGTGTGTCCAACCCGTCCACCAAATCCTCCAGCGGCTCGGAGCCAAATGAGACGCTGCACTCTGTGAACTCAACGCTCTGCGGCGAGCTGAGTGAGATTGAGACGACTGTGGATGCTGCTTTGGGGCAAGAAGATTCCACCAGTGCTTGCAAGCCATGTAATGAAGAAATCAACCAGACCGACCAATCTGAAGAATCCTTCCATGGAGCTAAGGACAAGACGCCAACTCTTGAGCCAAGTTTCATGATAGGGGAAACGTTCGGTTTACTCCCTTCGCCACTGACGGACTCTTACATGAGCTGCAATCCAAGGACACTCATCGAACCAGGTGTGGTAAGCCAGCATGTCGTCTTAGGTGATGTGTTCTCAAAATGCCCTCAGGGACAAAACGCTACGCTACACCGCTCCCAGTCCGAGGGCATACTGACACCTGCCTTTGACAAACCCCTCCTGCCGTCCTTTGGGAGTGATCCCGGTGCGATACAGGAGTCGTCCTCAGCTCAACCCGGCCCTGACCTCCCCTCCCTGGCCTCCTTTGCTCCCTATCTCACTCCTCAAAGTAGTAGTTCCCCTGTAGCGCTCtgttccctccctcctcttgcTAACGCTACGACGAGGTCACCAACCAGCACGGCACCGGCTGCGGCGCCAAAGCCAATGCTTCAGgagacacagcagcagcagcagcagcagcagcagcaggcagccaATCAGCAGAACAG CCCCCACCCAGTGAAGCCCCTGACCACTGCCATGCTGGCTGAAGAGAAGCGGACGGAGGGCCGGTCAGTGCTGGCCACCGGCCTGGAGAAGCTCAAGTCCACCATCCACCCAGGGAGGAGCAGCGAGCaggacacagacaggaagaag TCTGCGGCCGAGGGCGCGGGCTCGTACTACCACCTGAACCACAGCGAGCTGGTGGCCCTGCTGGTGCAGCGGGAGGCCGAGCTGCAGAGGCAGAAGGCCGAGTTCGAGCGTCAGAAATCCCTCCTGGCCAAGCGGGAGGTGGAGCTGAAGAAGTTGAAGCCGCAGGTCAAAGATCTGGAGGACTACATAGACACGCTGCTGGTGCGCATCATGGAGCAGAAGCCCACTCTCCTGCAAGTGCGCTCCAAGTTAAAGTGA
- the sfxn5a gene encoding sideroflexin-5a gives MSEYGTFQHGKSRFDQNTFSGRFRHFLDVIDPSTLFVTEKRLQECVELLDRFKQGTLPPGVTDAQLWQAQKIKQAIIHPDTGEKILMPFRMSGFIPFGTPVVVGLLLPNQTLLSTIFWQSLNQSHNACVNYCNRNASKPAPFSKFVQGYLGAVTSAVSIAVGLNVLIQKANRLSPTTRLLVQRFIPFPAVASANVCNVVLMRHSELSEGINVLDDSGAVVGTSKVAARHALLETALTRIVLPMPILMLPPIVMAALEKLPLLQRRRRLVLPVHSLVCLAAFGLALPLAISLFPQMSQICVNQLEPEIAMATDCKIVTYNKGL, from the exons ATGTCTGAATATGGAACATTCCAGCATGGCAAGTCTCGTTTCGAccag AACACATTTTCTGGACGGTTCAGGCACTTCCTGGATGTGATTGACCCCAGCACACTCTTTGTGACAGAG aaacgtCTGCAAGAGTGTGTGGAGCTGCTCGACCGTTTCAAACAAGGAACTCTGCCTCCGGGAGTGACAGATGCTCAG CTTTGGCAAGCTCAAAAAATTAAGCAG GCCATCATCCACCCTGACACAGGGGAGAAGATCCTCATGCCCTTTCGGATGTCAG GTTTTATCCCATTTGGAACCCCAGTG GTCGTTGGTCTCCTTCTCCCAAATCAAACATTGCTGTCGACTATCTTCTGGCAG TCGTTGAACCAGAGTCACAACGCCTGTGTGAACTACTGCAACCGCAACGCCTCCAAG CCTGCTCCATTTTCCAAATTCGTCCAGGGATACCTCGGAGCGGTGACCAGCGCAGTTTCTATTGCT GTCGGATTGAACGTGTTAATCCAGAAAGCCAACCGCCTTAGCCCAACTACCAGGCTTTTGGTGCAGAGGTTCATCCCCTTCCCAGCAGTGG CGAGTGCAAATGTCTGCAACGTGGTGCTCATGAGACACTCTGAGCTGTCGGAGGGCATCAACGTGCTGGACGACAGTGGGGCCGTGGTGGGAACGTCAAAAGTGGCTGCCAGGCAT GCCCTTTTAGAAACAGCTCTGACCAGGATTGTCCTCCCTATGCCCATTCTGATGCTCCCTCCCATTGTCATGGCTGCACTGGAAAA GCTCCCTCTCTTGCAGAGACGACGGAGGCTTGTCCTGCCCGTCCACAGTCTGGTGTGTCTCGCTGCCTTCGGCCTGGCTCTGCCTCTCGCCATCAGTCTCTTCCCACAGATGTCCCAG